The Hemibagrus wyckioides isolate EC202008001 linkage group LG10, SWU_Hwy_1.0, whole genome shotgun sequence genome includes a window with the following:
- the opn6a gene encoding opsin 6, group member a, whose protein sequence is MSSTRALEAVNIPWRNNNFSLLSKDAPLSDQGDTIIGVYLLLLGWLSWFGNSIVIFVLLKQRATLQPTDYLTLNLAISDASISVFGYSRGILEIFNVFQDNGYLITSVWTCQVDGFFTLLFGLGSITTLSAISVTRYIKGCYPSKAHCITNTTVGLSILFIWISSVFWSTAPLVGWGSYTDRGYGTCEIDWAKANYSTIHKSYIITILILCFFVPVLIMLFCYVSIINTVKRGNAMSADGDLTDRQRKIERDVTVVSIVVCTAFILAWSPYAVVSIWSACGFHVPSLTSIFTRLFAKSASFYNPLIYFGLSSKFRKDVAVLLPCTRHRSDAVKLKRYTHMKAKGEEFHRYRAEEPDACVPAYQLAMKEPQAGGEPVNPMPSPDSGVCSHPRTPPPLSKQVHFIQIPQTSESLEYESDRL, encoded by the exons ATGTCCTCCACCAGAGCTCTGGAGGCGGTGAACATTCCGTGGAGGAACAACAACTTCAGCCTGCTGAGTAAAGACGCTCCGTTGTCCGACCAGGGAGACACCATCATCGGAGTTTACCTGCTGCTGCTCG GTTGGCTGTCATGGTTTGGAAACAGTATAGTGATCTTTGTCCTGTTAAAGCAGAGGGCGACTCTACAACCCACAGATTACCTCACCCTTAACCTGGCCATATCAGACGCCAGCATCTCCGTGTTCGGATACTCCCGCGGCATCCTGGAGATCTTCAACGTGTTTCAGGATAATGGATACCTCATCACCTCAGTGTGGACCTGCCAG GTGGACGGCTTCTTCACTCTCCTTTTTGGCCTGGGTAGCATTACCACGTTAAGTGCCATCAGTGTCACTCGTTATATAAAGGGATGTTACCCAAGCAAAG ctcacTGTATCACAAACACCACTGTAGGCCTGAGTATCCTGTTTATATGGATTTCATCTGTATTCTGGTCTACAGCTCCACTGGTGGGCTGGGGAAGTTACACAG ATCGAGGGTACGGTACCTGTGAGATCGACTGGGCCAAAGCGAATTACTCCACCATCCACAAATCctacatcatcaccatcctgatcctttgtttctttgttcctGTGCTGATCATGCTGTTCTGCTACGTGTCCATCATCAACACTGTGAAGCGAGGCAACGCCATGTCAGCAGACGGAGACTTGAccgacagacagagaaagattgAGAGAGATGTCACTGTA gTTTCTATAGTCGTCTGCACAGCATTCATCCTGGCCTGGTCTCCGTATGCCGTGGTGTCCATTTGGTCAGCGTGCGGCTTCCACGTACCCAGTTTGACCAGCATCTTCACCCGGCTCTTCGCCAAGTCCGCAAGCTTCTACAATCCGCTCATCTACTTCGGCCTCAGCTCTAAATTTCGCAAAGATGTTGCTGTGCTCCTGCCCTGCACCCGACATCGCAGCGATGCAGTCAAACTCAAGCGCTACACACACATGAAGGCCAAAGGAGAGGAGTTTCACAGGTACAGAGCTGAAGAACCAGATGCGTGTGTTCCTGCTTACCAACTGGCCATGAAGGAGCCCCAGGCAGGAGGAGAGCCTGTTAACCCCATGCCCAGCCCTGACTCTGGGGTGTGCAGCCATCCCCGcactcctcctccactcagCAAGCAGGTGCATTTCATTCAGATACCTCAAACATCTGAGTCCCTTGAGTACGAGTCTGACAGACTGTAG